CTGGTGACGAAGTCGAACCTGATCCTCGGCATGGGCGAGACGCCCGACGAGGTCGAGCCCGCGATGCGCGACCTGGTCGAGGCGGGCTGCGAGATCCTGACGATCACGCAGTACCTGCGGCCGTCGCCCCGGCACCACCCTGTGGACCGCTGGGTGAAGCCGGAAGAGTTCGTGGAGCACTCCCAGGCGGCCGAGGCTCTCGGATTCGCCGGTGTGATGGCAGGTCCGCTGGTGCGCTCCTCGTATCGCGCCGGACGGCTTTACGCGCAGACCAAGGCCCACCGTGGCGAGGAACTGCCGGAGAACCTGGCGCACCTGGCCGAGCAGGGTCCGGCCGCGCAGGAAGCCAGCTCGCTCCTCGCGCGCTGACCGACGTTTCGCTCCGAAGGGCCCGCTCACCTCGAGCGGGCCCTTCGTCGTTCCCGGCCCCTACGGGCCACCCCTGGGAAGTCCCCCAGGTCAGGCCGAACGCCGTGACGGATCCCAAAGAATCCGTAAAGTGACCTTGTGGCTTTGGTAACGGATCTCCTGAACTGGCTGCAAGGACTCCCGGAACCGGGCCTTGTCGCCGCGGCCGGCGGGCTCGTGTTCGCCGAGTGCACCATCGGCCTGGGGTTCCTCGTCCCCGGCGAGTCGGCGCTGCTCGTCGCGGCCACGACGGCGACCACGACCCCGCGCTTTCTCACGCTGTGGGCCGTGGTCACGGTGTGCGCGGCGCTCGGCGACTCCGTCGGCTACGCGCTCGGCCACCGGTTCGGACCACGGCTGCGCGAGACGAAGCTGATCCGCAAGTACGGCCTCGACGCGTGGGACAAGGCCGCCGGCGTGCTGGAGCGGCGCGGCGCGTGGGCGGTGTTCTTCGCGCGGTTCCTGCCGGTCTTGCGGACGTTGACGCCGGCTGCCGCGGGCGCATCACGGCTGCCGTTCCGGAAGTTCCTGCCCGCGACGGCCGCGGGGGCGCTGTGCTGGTCGCTCGTGCACATCAGCCTCGGCGCGGCGCTCGGGGAGGCGGCCAAGAACGTGGAGGGCGCGCTCAGCACGGGCTTTCTCGTGGCGGCGGCCGTGGTCCTCGGGGTGCTGGTGTTCTTCCTGGTTCGCCTGAAAAAGCGCAAGGCCCTGGCGTCCGAGAAGACTGAGGAACCCGTGCGCGTCGCGGAATGAGCCGTTGCGGCATCACACGTCCGTGACGCCGCCGTGAGCGCTCACGGTTACTACATTCGGCGGTATGACCCCACTCGATCTCCCCGGGCCGGTGGCATTCGTGCTCGGCGGCGGAGGGAGCCTGGGCGCGCTGCAGGTCGGGATGCTGCGCGCGCTGGACGAAGCCGGTGTGACGCCCGACCTCGTGGTCGGGACGTCGGTGGGTTCGCTCAACGCGGCCGTGCTGGCGCTGCCCGGCGCCGACCGGCTCGGGCGCCTGCACGACATCTGGAAGCACATGACGAAACACGAAGCTTTTCCCGGCGGCGTGTTCAGCCAGGTGCGGACGCTTCGCCACAGCAAGACGAACCTGTTCCCCAACACGGGTCTCACGAAGATCATCGACGACCACCTCGGCCCCGGCCGGCGCTTCGAGGACCTGGCGCTCCCCCTCGGCGTGGTGACCACGGACGTCGACACCGCCGAGCCGGTGCTGTTCCGCACGGGGCCGCTGCGCGAGCCGCTGCTGGCCAGCTGCGCGATCCCGGGGATCTACCCACCAGTGGACCACGACGGCCGGCTGCTCTACGACGGCGGCCTGGTGGCCAACGTGCCGATGCGCCAGGCGCTCGCGATGGGCGCTCGATCGCTTGTGGTGCTGGACTGCGCGTTCCCGGGCAAGATGCCCGGTGCGCCACACACGTTCGCCGAGGTGATGATGTTCACCGCCTTGATCAGCATGCGCAACCAGGCGGCGCTGGAGGCTCCCGCGGCGGCGCGGCGCGCGCCCGTGGTCTACCTGCCCGGGCCGGCACCCGTGCGGGTCAGTCCACTGGACTTCACGCGGACCGACCACCTCGCCGAGGAGGCTTACCAGTCTGCCCGCGACTACCTGAAGGAACTGGTCGTCGACGGCCCCGGTCTGTACGGCGCGCCGGGGCTCGTCACCGCGTGATCCACGCCACTGCAATGCACCTATCCGCTGCGTGAGGCGTCTTCCTGATCGCGTAGTTTTGGAATGGAAGAAGCCTGCCGGCCCGCGATACCCCGCAAAAGAGACAAAATGTTCCCGAAGAAGACTTTCCTTTCGGTTGCCGGAATTCTCGCGGCAACCCTGCTGGTTTCGGCCTGCTCCTCCGGTGGGGACACCACCGGGGGCAGCGCGGCGCCCGTCACCCCGGGTGGCACAAGCCAGGCTGCCACGGCGGCGACGGTGTCGATCGACCCGGCGAACGCCTCCGGGATCAGCCCGACCACCCCGATCGTCGTCAAAGCCGCCAACGGCAAGCTGACCGACGTGACGGTGACCAACTCCAAGGGGAAGTCGGTCGCCGGCAAGCTCGCGACGGACGGCTCGAGCTGGACCACCACCGAGGTGCTCGGCTACGGCGGCACCTACAAGGTTGTCGCACACGCCCAGGGCGCCGACGGCAAGCAGGTGGAGAAGGACGGTGACGTCACCACGGTGTCGCCGAAGAAGCAGGCGAACGCGAACCTGATCCCGGCGCCGTCGGCCGTGAAGTCGACCGGTGTCGGCGTGGGGCAGCCGATCGTGTTCAGCTTCGGCGTCGCGGTGAAGAACAAGGCCGCCGTGGAGAAGGCGCTGTCGGTGCAGTCGTCGCCGAAGCAGGACGGCAGCTGGTACTGGATGGACGACAAGAACGTCCACTACCGGCCCAAGGAGTACTGGCAGCCGAACACCACGCTGACCGTCACGGCGAAGATCTACGGCGTCGACTTCGGCAACGGCGTGTTCGGCGCCGAGGACCGCACCGAGACCTACAAGGTGCACGACTCCTGGATCGCCAAGGCGGACGGCAACACCGAGCAGATGCAGATCTTCCACAACGGCTCCATGGTGAAGACCATGCCGATCTCCATGGGCAAGGACGCCACGCCGACCCACCTGGGTCCGCACGTGATCTCGTTCAAGCAGGCCAACTACACGATGGACTCCTGCACCTACGGCGTCTGCCCGCCCGACCCGAAGGCTTACCGCTCCGACGAGAAGTTCTCCGAACGCATCTCGAACGACGGCGAGTTCGTCCACGAGAACCCGAACAGCGTCGGCCAGCAGGGCAGCTCCAACGTGTCCCACGGCTGCATCAACCTCAACGCCGCCAACGCCGAATGGTTCTTCCAGAACTTCGGCCTCGGCGACGTCGTCGAGGTCACCAACTCGGGCGGCCCGCAGCTCCCGGTCTGGGACCTGTACGGCGACTGGTCCAAGTCCTGGACGGACTGGCAGAAGGGCTCGGCTCTCTGAGCCTTCGCCTCCCTCCTGAGGAGTGGGGCTCGCGGGTGACGGACTGGCGGAAGGCGCCGGAGCGGTTTGCTCCGGCGCCTTTCTCATGTCTGGGGTCTGGGGTTGCCGTGTGGGCTTTGTGCCGAACTTTGTGCCGGGGATTCTGCGCCGGGATTTTGTTTTGCGAAGGCCGGTGAGGGGATCCCGTTTTCGGTCCGGACGGCCGGCTGGGTCGGCTTGCCTGCGGCGACCAAACGCGCGGTACCAATCTGGTGCCAACGACCGAGTGCTGTTTTCTGCTCACCTCGGCGACCGTGCGCGCGGGCGCGCGCGGTCGGACGATGGTCCGGATCGCCGGCCGGGTCCGCTTCCCCGCGGCGAGAAAGCACGCGGAATCGATCGGGTACCCACGACTCAGGTGCGGCTTCCGCTCAATTCGCCTCCGTCCACGTCGGGCCAGACGCAGCCAGACGCTGGCTCGGTTGGCTGGCTGGGCCGGCTTGCCCGCCGCCACGAAGCGCGCGGCACCAATCCGGCGCCGACGACCAGGGCTGCTCCCCGCTCGTCTCGGGCCCGCGCGCGGGCCGAACCGCGTGCGGATGGCCGGCTTCTCCGCGGCGACCAAGTGCGCGGCACCTCCGCGGTCTGGTGCCGGCGACCGAGTGCTGCTTCCGCCGAGTGCTGCTTCCGCGCGGCTCGGCAACCGGGCGCGAGGTCGGGCGCCGTCAGACGGTGGTTCGGATCGCCGGCTGGGTCGACTTGCCCGCGGCGACCAAGTGCGCGGCGCCGATCCGGCGCCGGCGAGCGGATGCTGTTTCCGCGCAGCTCGGGGGCCGGGTGCGGTCAGAGGGTGCCGAGGACGGCGATCAGTTCCAC
The sequence above is a segment of the Amycolatopsis sp. 2-15 genome. Coding sequences within it:
- a CDS encoding DedA family protein, with the protein product MALVTDLLNWLQGLPEPGLVAAAGGLVFAECTIGLGFLVPGESALLVAATTATTTPRFLTLWAVVTVCAALGDSVGYALGHRFGPRLRETKLIRKYGLDAWDKAAGVLERRGAWAVFFARFLPVLRTLTPAAAGASRLPFRKFLPATAAGALCWSLVHISLGAALGEAAKNVEGALSTGFLVAAAVVLGVLVFFLVRLKKRKALASEKTEEPVRVAE
- a CDS encoding patatin-like phospholipase family protein, giving the protein MTPLDLPGPVAFVLGGGGSLGALQVGMLRALDEAGVTPDLVVGTSVGSLNAAVLALPGADRLGRLHDIWKHMTKHEAFPGGVFSQVRTLRHSKTNLFPNTGLTKIIDDHLGPGRRFEDLALPLGVVTTDVDTAEPVLFRTGPLREPLLASCAIPGIYPPVDHDGRLLYDGGLVANVPMRQALAMGARSLVVLDCAFPGKMPGAPHTFAEVMMFTALISMRNQAALEAPAAARRAPVVYLPGPAPVRVSPLDFTRTDHLAEEAYQSARDYLKELVVDGPGLYGAPGLVTA
- a CDS encoding L,D-transpeptidase, whose translation is MFPKKTFLSVAGILAATLLVSACSSGGDTTGGSAAPVTPGGTSQAATAATVSIDPANASGISPTTPIVVKAANGKLTDVTVTNSKGKSVAGKLATDGSSWTTTEVLGYGGTYKVVAHAQGADGKQVEKDGDVTTVSPKKQANANLIPAPSAVKSTGVGVGQPIVFSFGVAVKNKAAVEKALSVQSSPKQDGSWYWMDDKNVHYRPKEYWQPNTTLTVTAKIYGVDFGNGVFGAEDRTETYKVHDSWIAKADGNTEQMQIFHNGSMVKTMPISMGKDATPTHLGPHVISFKQANYTMDSCTYGVCPPDPKAYRSDEKFSERISNDGEFVHENPNSVGQQGSSNVSHGCINLNAANAEWFFQNFGLGDVVEVTNSGGPQLPVWDLYGDWSKSWTDWQKGSAL